One Owenweeksia hongkongensis DSM 17368 genomic region harbors:
- a CDS encoding GNAT family N-acetyltransferase, with protein MIRPYLPSDKPHLIELIRLNTPPYFDKSEEALFSNYLDNEREDYFVLESSGKIIGCGGLNYEKGKTEAVLSWGMIHPSYHGLGYGTQITQHRINHLKTIRTAHTLVVRTSQHTSVFYEKMGFKVLEIKENYWAPGLHLHYMKMKL; from the coding sequence ATGATCCGCCCATATCTCCCCTCCGACAAACCACACCTCATCGAGCTTATTCGATTGAACACTCCTCCTTATTTTGACAAATCAGAGGAAGCTCTATTCTCAAACTATTTGGATAATGAACGCGAAGATTACTTCGTTCTCGAAAGCAGTGGAAAAATTATAGGCTGTGGGGGGCTCAATTATGAAAAAGGAAAAACCGAAGCAGTACTCTCCTGGGGCATGATTCACCCCTCGTATCATGGTTTAGGCTATGGAACACAAATTACCCAACACAGAATTAACCATCTTAAAACCATAAGAACTGCACATACATTAGTAGTGCGCACTAGTCAGCACACATCAGTATTTTATGAAAAAATGGGCTTTAAAGTTCTTGAGATCAAAGAAAACTACTGGGCTCCAGGACTTCACTTACATTACATGAAAATGAAGCTTTAG
- a CDS encoding GldM family protein yields MILKRRLIQISILALLLVFSQCKNTKQETSSNQPAIEAVSQIDTVYIHDTVVRHQPQEFLQLERMRVLYVGVDNPISVHVAGLSPADIEVKGLEGVSVKEVSVGRYVATAAKPGEAQISVEGPGLGRIHIFRVKRIPDPVVRLSNKTGGLMGNGEFKAQGGVAAFLDNFDFDATCAVVEFRLTYIAKRSEPITVTNAGPRYTNKTRELVNRAKPGDTYIFTYIKAKCPGDEVVRNINSMAFMIR; encoded by the coding sequence ATGATTTTAAAAAGAAGGTTAATTCAAATCTCAATTCTTGCACTCTTATTAGTTTTTAGCCAGTGTAAAAATACGAAGCAAGAAACTTCATCAAACCAACCTGCAATTGAAGCTGTGAGCCAAATAGACACAGTTTACATCCATGACACAGTAGTGAGACACCAACCGCAGGAGTTTCTTCAGCTAGAGAGGATGCGTGTATTGTACGTTGGTGTTGATAATCCTATTAGTGTACATGTGGCTGGGCTGAGTCCAGCGGATATTGAAGTAAAAGGTTTGGAAGGTGTTTCCGTTAAAGAAGTTTCAGTGGGAAGGTATGTGGCAACGGCTGCAAAACCGGGAGAAGCCCAGATCAGTGTAGAAGGCCCCGGGCTAGGACGGATTCACATCTTTCGGGTCAAGCGCATACCTGATCCTGTAGTAAGACTTAGTAATAAAACAGGAGGACTTATGGGCAATGGAGAGTTTAAGGCTCAAGGAGGAGTAGCAGCCTTCCTTGACAATTTTGATTTTGACGCCACCTGTGCTGTCGTTGAATTTAGATTGACTTACATAGCTAAGCGAAGTGAGCCTATTACAGTTACGAATGCTGGCCCAAGATACACCAACAAAACACGTGAGTTGGTGAATCGTGCCAAACCTGGGGATACCTACATTTTTACATACATAAAAGCCAAGTGCCCGGGTGATGAGGTAGTGCGGAATATTAACAGTATGGCTTTTATGATTCGTTAA
- a CDS encoding DUF983 domain-containing protein: protein MSGLNTILSGTCPCCQKSKVFEKSTIVTLFEIPKMRDNCNNCGYKFTKEPGFFFGAMYVSYGLIVAQMLTVAVVSKFILDLENLPTVFAMGITALLFSKINFRLSRLIWMQLFLKKAECN from the coding sequence ATGAGCGGCTTAAATACGATACTATCCGGAACATGTCCCTGCTGTCAAAAATCTAAGGTATTTGAAAAAAGTACAATCGTCACACTCTTTGAAATTCCAAAAATGCGTGATAATTGCAATAATTGCGGATATAAATTTACCAAAGAACCTGGTTTCTTTTTTGGCGCCATGTATGTAAGCTATGGCCTGATAGTAGCCCAAATGCTAACTGTAGCCGTAGTCTCTAAGTTTATCCTTGATCTTGAAAATTTACCCACAGTATTCGCCATGGGAATAACGGCTTTACTGTTCAGCAAAATAAACTTTAGACTATCTCGACTGATATGGATGCAACTATTTCTGAAAAAGGCAGAGTGCAATTAG
- a CDS encoding AraC family transcriptional regulator, whose protein sequence is MDEVKVLHIDQFEEQGGTLNFYCNDFKSHLNDHFHSITHAHKHDFFLTVVFTAGSGTHEIDFAKFPIRPGSVFMMSPGQVHSWTFTDDIDGFIFFHSQEFFDKHYAARSIYQFPFFYSTQNSPGLQLGSKQVEKLMGYFEELLKESENQNALAYQKLVTLVDLIYLDLSNWYLQEPTHAAIGAGGYSAKLRELGRFIDENFVENKSAAFYADKMNITTKHLNRIVKTTLDQTTSSLILNRVILEAKRRIVYENGDLSQIAYSFGYEDYAYFSKLFKARTGFTPKGFRAKYK, encoded by the coding sequence GTGGACGAGGTGAAGGTTTTACATATTGATCAGTTTGAAGAACAGGGTGGGACCCTAAATTTTTACTGCAATGACTTTAAGAGTCATCTTAATGACCATTTTCATTCTATTACTCATGCCCATAAACATGACTTTTTTCTTACCGTAGTTTTTACTGCGGGCAGCGGAACGCACGAAATTGACTTCGCAAAATTTCCGATAAGGCCAGGGAGTGTGTTTATGATGTCGCCAGGGCAAGTGCACAGTTGGACTTTTACTGATGATATAGATGGCTTCATCTTTTTTCATTCACAAGAATTTTTTGATAAACACTATGCGGCTAGGTCTATCTATCAATTTCCATTTTTCTATTCTACTCAAAACTCTCCAGGTTTGCAGTTAGGATCAAAGCAGGTTGAAAAACTCATGGGCTATTTTGAAGAACTGCTTAAAGAGAGCGAAAACCAGAATGCTTTAGCATATCAAAAGCTGGTAACATTGGTCGATCTTATTTATTTGGATTTAAGTAATTGGTATCTACAAGAGCCGACACATGCTGCAATTGGTGCTGGAGGCTATTCCGCGAAGTTGAGAGAGCTTGGGCGGTTTATTGATGAGAATTTTGTGGAGAACAAATCTGCGGCCTTTTATGCAGATAAGATGAATATTACAACAAAGCACCTCAATAGAATTGTGAAAACCACGCTTGACCAAACCACATCCAGCCTTATTTTGAACCGTGTGATATTGGAAGCAAAGCGTAGAATAGTGTACGAAAATGGTGACCTATCTCAAATAGCCTATAGCTTCGGTTATGAAGATTATGCCTATTTCTCAAAGTTGTTTAAAGCTCGTACTGGATTTACACCAAAGGGATTTAGGGCGAAGTATAAGTGA
- a CDS encoding RCC1 domain-containing protein, giving the protein MKKLVIILSIMSQVSIGQDITTVIGWGDNTNGQISVPTSLENVKEVACGGSFSLALLQNGGVIGWGSNASGQIASLNRFYNIDKIAAGFNHSLLLTKSGDLYELGGFGLRDGVIRPDDLNDAVDISAGYGFSLALLKNGEVKGWGLDNFGQASVPKGLGGVVEISAGYNVAAALKQNGEVETWGKISPDWVRSIPEECFPIKKIYAGMECLTILGTNGMLYSNCSEPQSYPLSNRENSIVKIFSSKGGHGFMQRKDGEIVGWGSNEYGQLDLPERGKSAVSIATGSWHSLAIIKLSQDEAFEYYLQLAMEGNQEYWDRILTMYNPKSPTQREYSELLANIRLLRIRSYTILKEQYFDVLNKFWGGQGTFPISEKRVYPCEKNGASLTAIANIVYTAEKKLEPDAVVVAFLKFEQDWAIEMYKQQQQLNKAMREVIFNWAFRPSWMYPNVDANGNIDMSANEIERMLDNNEEVSQKTYEVISGAGEIIATLKDSEELWQTYKSVKGRFLKYLERSSYTLKEAGVLKAQLGLYCDPEEMVRVYDMWFEKEYLNNRTLVRYYPSLLSKYQSEGRNIDAIKLLLDSKTATEEEITNMLVASVNAGRVYAVHLLLSRGANPDLKGKKGISAREELQRDPMGPIQNEIRALFKQYEPYARRGIY; this is encoded by the coding sequence ATGAAAAAGCTAGTTATTATTTTATCAATAATGTCACAAGTTAGTATTGGACAGGATATTACGACTGTAATAGGGTGGGGAGATAATACAAATGGTCAGATTTCAGTTCCTACAAGTTTAGAAAACGTAAAGGAAGTAGCCTGTGGAGGGTCTTTTAGTTTGGCTCTTTTACAAAATGGAGGAGTGATTGGCTGGGGATCGAATGCAAGTGGGCAGATAGCCAGCTTAAATCGATTTTATAATATTGATAAGATTGCAGCAGGTTTTAACCATTCATTACTTTTAACAAAATCTGGTGATTTGTATGAACTAGGAGGCTTTGGTCTCAGGGATGGAGTAATTAGGCCAGATGATTTGAATGATGCTGTTGATATCTCAGCAGGTTATGGTTTTAGCTTAGCTCTCTTAAAAAATGGAGAAGTAAAAGGCTGGGGGCTGGATAATTTTGGGCAGGCCTCCGTTCCAAAAGGGCTAGGGGGTGTTGTAGAAATATCTGCAGGTTATAATGTTGCTGCAGCACTAAAGCAAAATGGAGAAGTAGAGACCTGGGGTAAGATAAGCCCAGATTGGGTAAGAAGCATCCCAGAGGAGTGTTTTCCAATTAAAAAGATATATGCAGGCATGGAGTGCTTGACAATTTTAGGAACAAATGGAATGCTGTATAGTAATTGTTCTGAACCGCAATCATATCCTTTATCAAATAGAGAAAACTCAATTGTTAAGATATTTTCGAGCAAGGGGGGACACGGTTTTATGCAAAGAAAAGATGGTGAAATAGTGGGGTGGGGCTCCAATGAGTATGGTCAATTAGATTTGCCAGAAAGGGGCAAGAGTGCTGTTTCAATTGCCACTGGAAGCTGGCATTCGTTAGCTATTATAAAGCTGAGTCAAGATGAGGCATTTGAGTATTATCTTCAGCTTGCGATGGAAGGGAACCAAGAGTATTGGGACAGGATTCTAACCATGTATAATCCAAAAAGCCCAACGCAACGTGAATACTCAGAATTGTTGGCTAATATTAGATTGTTGCGAATTAGGAGTTATACTATTCTTAAAGAACAATACTTCGATGTGCTGAATAAATTTTGGGGTGGGCAGGGAACATTTCCAATTTCCGAAAAAAGAGTTTACCCGTGTGAGAAGAATGGAGCTTCTTTAACTGCCATTGCTAATATTGTGTATACAGCCGAAAAAAAGTTAGAACCAGATGCCGTTGTGGTAGCTTTTCTCAAATTTGAGCAGGACTGGGCAATTGAAATGTACAAACAACAGCAGCAGCTTAATAAGGCTATGAGAGAAGTTATTTTCAATTGGGCATTTCGGCCGTCATGGATGTACCCAAATGTAGATGCAAATGGAAACATTGATATGTCGGCCAATGAGATTGAAAGAATGTTGGATAATAACGAAGAGGTGTCGCAAAAAACATACGAGGTGATTTCAGGCGCTGGAGAGATAATTGCAACTCTGAAAGATAGTGAGGAGTTGTGGCAAACTTACAAGTCTGTGAAAGGCAGGTTTCTAAAATACCTAGAAAGATCTTCATATACTCTCAAAGAGGCGGGCGTTCTAAAGGCCCAGCTTGGCCTCTACTGTGATCCTGAAGAAATGGTAAGGGTATACGATATGTGGTTTGAAAAGGAATACCTAAATAACCGAACTTTAGTACGGTATTATCCCTCCCTTCTGTCAAAGTATCAGTCTGAAGGAAGAAATATTGATGCAATCAAATTATTACTTGATTCAAAAACCGCCACCGAAGAAGAAATAACAAACATGCTGGTTGCCTCTGTTAACGCTGGGCGTGTTTATGCAGTGCATTTATTGCTTTCAAGAGGAGCTAATCCTGATTTAAAAGGAAAAAAAGGGATTTCGGCAAGAGAGGAGCTACAACGAGACCCGATGGGTCCGATACAAAATGAGATAAGGGCTTTGTTCAAACAATATGAGCCTTATGCTAGAAGAGGCATCTATTAA
- a CDS encoding metal ABC transporter permease: MAAFYIILTASVIAVSCGLLGCYLILRKMAMVGDAISHAVLPGIVIAFLISGSRGNFVMLAGAAAIGVLTTILIEILHKKANLQEDASIGVTFTSLFAFGVILISSLTGQVDLDQECVLYGEIAYVPLDPILLGNGTNIGPRALWISGTVLLIIIIALVKGDKGLALTTFNADYAKALGISTAFWHFGFMGLVSLTTVVSFESVGAILVVALLIAPPATAYLLTESLKKMLWLTALLGILTAVGGYYLALILDGSIAGAMATFAGLLFAGAWGWGRVKNRKHSKDQ, translated from the coding sequence GTGGCAGCATTCTACATCATACTAACAGCATCAGTAATAGCCGTAAGCTGCGGCCTCCTCGGCTGCTACCTCATCCTACGAAAAATGGCGATGGTAGGCGATGCCATCTCCCATGCCGTATTACCGGGAATTGTGATTGCCTTTTTAATCTCTGGTTCGCGAGGAAACTTTGTAATGCTGGCAGGAGCAGCAGCTATTGGTGTGCTTACCACTATTTTAATTGAGATACTTCACAAAAAAGCAAACCTACAGGAAGACGCTTCGATTGGCGTAACCTTCACTTCTCTTTTTGCCTTTGGCGTAATTCTTATTTCCAGCTTAACCGGGCAGGTAGACCTTGACCAGGAATGTGTGCTGTATGGCGAAATCGCTTATGTGCCGCTCGACCCAATTTTGCTAGGCAATGGAACCAACATTGGCCCACGAGCTTTGTGGATTAGCGGAACGGTTTTACTCATTATTATTATCGCTTTAGTAAAAGGCGACAAAGGCTTGGCCTTAACCACCTTTAATGCGGATTACGCCAAGGCTTTGGGTATCTCCACTGCCTTTTGGCACTTTGGTTTTATGGGATTAGTGAGCCTCACCACCGTTGTTTCTTTTGAATCTGTGGGTGCAATTTTAGTAGTAGCTCTACTTATCGCTCCACCTGCCACCGCTTACCTACTTACCGAAAGCCTTAAGAAAATGCTTTGGCTGACTGCCCTTCTGGGAATACTCACTGCCGTGGGAGGTTATTACCTAGCACTCATTTTGGATGGCAGCATTGCCGGTGCTATGGCCACTTTTGCTGGGTTGCTGTTTGCTGGGGCTTGGGGGTGGGGTAGAGTGAAAAACAGAAAACACTCAAAAGATCAGTGA
- a CDS encoding metal ABC transporter permease — protein sequence MKELLEFLSFSNPNVRVVTFGTMFIGMSAAMVGSFAFLRKRSLIGDAIAHAILPGIAISFMVTQSKSPYILMFGALISGWAAMLLIEAITKHSKLKPDTAIGLVLSVFFGVGILLLTHIQHSGAGNQAGLDQFLFGKAASMTKDDLVAYSVVASILLVTVFLLFKEFKLMSFNAEFAQISGLPVKSLQFVLSSITVLAIATGIQAVGVVLMAALIITPAAAARSWTENLVKMLFIAGFAGMLSGFVGSYISFTAPNMPTGPWIVMSLSAIAVISLVFAPKRGLWSKMKRQRENREKILTENILKAIYHLSERRDADFPVIDEEDLQEIRQFNSDELKKGLRLLKKRFLILRQAEGFRLSEAGLTEAKRVVRLHRLWEMYLTQRMRLKADHIHPNAETIEHIISPEIEEELLRELGYPDKDPHESPIPYEGSSPPKSPYRGT from the coding sequence ATGAAGGAGCTTCTTGAATTTTTGAGCTTTAGCAACCCCAACGTGCGGGTTGTAACCTTCGGCACCATGTTTATTGGCATGAGCGCTGCTATGGTAGGAAGTTTTGCTTTTTTGCGCAAGCGCTCCCTTATCGGGGATGCCATAGCTCACGCCATTTTGCCGGGTATCGCCATTTCATTTATGGTTACCCAAAGCAAAAGCCCCTACATACTTATGTTTGGTGCGCTTATTAGCGGATGGGCTGCCATGCTCCTCATTGAGGCTATCACCAAACATTCCAAATTAAAACCCGATACGGCCATTGGCTTGGTACTAAGCGTATTTTTTGGGGTTGGTATTTTACTCCTCACCCACATTCAACATTCCGGTGCAGGCAATCAAGCCGGGCTCGATCAATTCCTTTTCGGGAAGGCCGCCTCTATGACCAAAGATGACTTGGTAGCGTACTCCGTGGTAGCCAGCATACTTTTGGTAACGGTGTTTTTACTTTTTAAAGAATTTAAGCTGATGAGCTTTAACGCAGAATTTGCCCAAATTTCGGGGCTACCTGTAAAGAGCTTGCAGTTTGTGCTTTCGTCCATCACCGTTTTGGCTATAGCCACCGGAATACAAGCCGTGGGTGTAGTATTGATGGCTGCTTTGATTATTACTCCAGCTGCTGCCGCACGCTCCTGGACAGAAAATCTGGTGAAGATGCTTTTCATTGCCGGTTTTGCCGGAATGCTCTCCGGGTTTGTAGGTTCATACATCAGCTTTACCGCACCCAATATGCCCACCGGACCATGGATTGTGATGAGCCTTTCCGCTATAGCGGTGATCTCTTTGGTGTTTGCGCCCAAGCGAGGACTATGGAGCAAGATGAAGCGCCAGCGTGAAAACCGTGAAAAGATCTTAACTGAAAACATCCTGAAAGCTATTTACCACCTCAGCGAAAGACGAGACGCAGACTTCCCGGTGATTGATGAGGAAGACCTTCAGGAAATACGACAATTTAATTCGGATGAACTTAAGAAGGGGTTACGCCTATTGAAAAAGCGCTTTTTGATTTTGCGCCAAGCTGAAGGTTTTCGCCTGAGCGAAGCAGGCCTTACCGAAGCTAAGCGCGTGGTTCGCCTCCACCGACTTTGGGAAATGTATCTCACGCAGCGTATGCGCCTCAAGGCCGATCACATTCACCCCAATGCCGAAACCATTGAACATATTATTAGTCCTGAAATAGAAGAAGAACTTTTACGTGAACTCGGTTACCCGGACAAGGATCCGCATGAAAGCCCGATACCTTACGAAGGTAGCTCGCCCCCTAAATCCCCCTATAGGGGGACTTAA
- a CDS encoding metal ABC transporter ATP-binding protein, protein MDIRPEKTAIEVHNLTASYNRKPVLWDIDFSLPQGQLIGIVGPNGSGKTTLLRNMMGLMKPDSGYVNMFGKKLDEVRERVSYVPQRETVDWDFPANVMDVVMMGRYRKSNLFKRLTKKDKDIATEALEKVNMLPYANRQISQLSGGQQQRVFIARSLAQQADLYLMDEPFVGVDAATEESILTLLSEMKKEGKTVVIVHHDLQTAYEYFDWIVLLNTRLVASGPKQEVFETELLQEAYGGRLTVLSRIGDLMAKKDFPMRESEFKEKEGPGDEGAS, encoded by the coding sequence ATGGACATCAGACCCGAAAAAACCGCGATAGAGGTACACAACCTCACTGCAAGCTACAACCGCAAGCCTGTATTGTGGGACATTGACTTTAGTTTGCCTCAAGGCCAACTCATTGGGATTGTTGGCCCAAATGGTTCGGGAAAAACCACACTGCTTCGCAACATGATGGGCCTGATGAAACCCGACAGCGGCTATGTAAACATGTTTGGCAAAAAGTTGGACGAAGTCCGCGAAAGGGTAAGCTACGTACCTCAGCGTGAAACGGTAGATTGGGACTTTCCCGCCAATGTGATGGATGTGGTTATGATGGGGCGTTACCGCAAAAGCAACCTCTTTAAAAGACTAACCAAAAAGGATAAGGACATTGCAACGGAAGCGTTAGAAAAAGTAAATATGCTGCCCTATGCCAACCGTCAGATTTCGCAACTTTCGGGTGGACAACAGCAAAGAGTTTTCATTGCACGCTCCTTAGCTCAACAAGCCGATTTATACCTAATGGACGAACCCTTTGTAGGGGTAGATGCCGCCACGGAAGAGTCCATTTTAACCCTGCTTTCTGAAATGAAAAAGGAAGGAAAGACAGTGGTAATCGTACATCACGATTTGCAAACAGCTTATGAATATTTTGATTGGATCGTTTTGCTGAACACCAGATTGGTGGCCAGCGGCCCCAAGCAAGAAGTGTTTGAAACCGAACTTTTACAGGAAGCTTATGGTGGACGCCTAACAGTTTTGTCACGAATTGGAGACCTGATGGCGAAGAAAGATTTCCCTATGCGCGAAAGCGAGTTTAAAGAAAAAGAAGGACCAGGCGATGAAGGAGCTTCTTGA
- a CDS encoding metal ABC transporter solute-binding protein, Zn/Mn family, with amino-acid sequence MKKIILFCVLAVFAISCTETKKDHRPHIVCTTSIIGDAVQNLVGDTIKVTSLMGAGVDPHLYKATQGDIAALTNADVVVYNGLHLEGKMGEIFEKLGKTKPTFAIADFVPKNLLINSTDFQGAEDPHIWFDVTVWVRGVNGLSKKLQETFPAYADSIEANRQDYAKELYYLHGRIVDQLNQIPADQRIMITAHDAFKYFGKQYSMEVRGLQGISTTAEYGLQDVSELVKYITEKKIKAIFVESSVPKKSIEAVIEGCRESGHDVKLGGELYSDALGAAGTPEGTYVGMFDHNVKVITEALK; translated from the coding sequence ATGAAAAAAATAATTCTATTCTGCGTCTTAGCCGTATTTGCTATTTCCTGTACCGAAACGAAAAAGGACCACCGACCGCACATTGTGTGCACCACGAGCATAATTGGCGATGCTGTGCAAAACCTTGTAGGTGATACAATTAAGGTAACTTCACTAATGGGAGCCGGGGTTGACCCACATTTATATAAAGCTACACAAGGCGATATCGCTGCACTAACAAATGCCGATGTGGTGGTTTATAATGGGCTTCACCTTGAAGGCAAAATGGGCGAAATATTTGAAAAACTTGGTAAAACCAAACCCACATTTGCCATTGCTGATTTTGTTCCAAAAAACTTACTTATAAATAGCACCGACTTTCAAGGTGCTGAAGATCCGCACATCTGGTTTGATGTTACTGTGTGGGTGCGTGGTGTAAATGGCCTTTCTAAAAAGCTACAAGAAACCTTTCCTGCTTACGCAGATTCAATAGAAGCAAACCGACAGGATTATGCTAAAGAACTTTATTATCTCCATGGCCGAATTGTGGATCAATTAAATCAAATCCCTGCGGACCAGCGGATAATGATCACCGCACATGATGCTTTCAAATATTTTGGGAAACAATACAGTATGGAAGTGCGCGGCTTGCAAGGCATCAGTACTACCGCAGAGTACGGATTGCAAGATGTTTCGGAACTGGTAAAATACATCACAGAAAAAAAGATCAAAGCCATTTTTGTGGAAAGCTCGGTGCCCAAAAAATCTATTGAAGCGGTGATAGAAGGCTGCCGTGAAAGTGGACATGACGTAAAACTCGGAGGCGAATTATACTCAGATGCACTGGGCGCTGCTGGCACACCTGAGGGAACGTATGTTGGAATGTTTGATCACAATGTGAAGGTGATAACGGAGGCGTTGAAGTAA
- a CDS encoding metal-dependent transcriptional regulator — protein sequence MYTFTEENYLKAIHFLSQGSEKGATTNAIAERLETKAASVSDMLKKLSDKDLLIYKKYQGVKLTAKGKEIAIKTVRKHRLWEVFLVDKLGFGWEEVHEVAEQLEHIQSVKLTDRLDSYLGNPKYDPHGDPIPDDAGNFPKRTETTLEECETNSEVIIRGVKDTSPEFLRYLEKLGIGLGAKLMVEEKEEFDGSMRVKINSTSETSLSAAVCTNLFVKQL from the coding sequence ATGTACACATTTACCGAAGAGAATTACCTGAAAGCCATACATTTCCTATCTCAAGGATCTGAAAAAGGCGCCACTACCAATGCCATTGCTGAAAGGCTTGAAACCAAAGCGGCTTCTGTGAGCGATATGCTCAAGAAATTGAGTGATAAAGATTTACTCATTTACAAAAAGTACCAAGGCGTAAAGCTTACCGCCAAAGGCAAAGAAATCGCCATTAAAACTGTTCGTAAGCACCGATTGTGGGAAGTTTTTTTGGTAGACAAACTCGGTTTTGGATGGGAAGAAGTGCATGAGGTGGCTGAGCAGCTAGAGCACATCCAGTCTGTAAAACTTACCGATAGACTAGATTCTTATTTGGGTAACCCGAAGTATGACCCCCATGGTGATCCTATTCCAGATGATGCGGGTAATTTCCCGAAAAGGACAGAGACTACTTTAGAAGAGTGTGAAACAAATTCTGAAGTAATAATAAGAGGTGTAAAAGATACCTCACCTGAATTTCTTCGATATCTCGAAAAGCTGGGCATTGGCTTAGGCGCAAAACTAATGGTAGAGGAGAAAGAAGAATTTGACGGGTCAATGCGTGTAAAAATAAACTCAACATCCGAGACTAGCCTAAGCGCTGCCGTATGTACCAATCTATTTGTAAAGCAACTATGA